One window from the genome of Candidatus Zixiibacteriota bacterium encodes:
- a CDS encoding fumarylacetoacetate hydrolase family protein: MRLVSFRTAEHPERLGLVHADRVYDLAAAASALGRPLPSTMAEFLTGGEAAMASARAVHEAVVAGAAEPLPSEGAALLAPVPHPPSCRDGYAFRQHVATARRNRGVPMIPEFDQFPVFYFTNHRSIVGPGDVLVETDHLVGLDFELECAVVIDRPGRNIRAEEADRWIAGYTIMNDFSARTLQMEEMKLNLGPAKGKDFATAIGPWLVTPEELADRRLSTPGGAAYNLRMTARHNGRLVSEGNLRDMTWTFAEIIERASYGVDLFPGDVIGSGTVGTGCYLELNGTWALAAAQRGESFTPVWLRAGDTIELEIERLGVLRNRIVKADRDYSILARKKTSAAAP, translated from the coding sequence ATGAGACTCGTTTCTTTCCGCACCGCCGAACACCCCGAGCGGCTCGGCCTCGTCCACGCCGACCGCGTCTACGACCTGGCCGCTGCCGCCTCGGCCCTCGGCCGCCCGCTCCCCTCGACCATGGCCGAGTTCCTGACCGGGGGCGAAGCGGCGATGGCTTCCGCCCGCGCCGTCCACGAGGCCGTCGTCGCCGGCGCCGCCGAGCCGCTCCCCTCCGAAGGGGCGGCGCTCCTCGCCCCCGTGCCGCACCCGCCCTCGTGCCGTGACGGATACGCCTTTCGCCAGCATGTCGCCACCGCCCGCCGCAACCGCGGTGTCCCCATGATCCCCGAGTTCGACCAGTTCCCCGTCTTCTACTTCACCAATCACCGCTCGATCGTCGGCCCCGGCGACGTCCTCGTCGAAACCGATCACCTCGTCGGCCTCGATTTCGAGCTGGAATGCGCGGTCGTCATCGACCGCCCCGGCCGCAACATCCGCGCCGAGGAGGCCGACCGCTGGATCGCCGGTTACACGATCATGAACGACTTCTCCGCCCGCACCCTCCAGATGGAGGAGATGAAATTGAATCTCGGCCCCGCCAAGGGCAAGGATTTCGCCACCGCCATCGGCCCCTGGCTGGTCACCCCCGAGGAACTGGCGGACCGCCGCCTCTCCACCCCCGGCGGCGCCGCTTACAACCTCCGCATGACCGCCCGCCACAACGGCCGGCTCGTCTCCGAGGGCAACCTCAGGGACATGACCTGGACCTTCGCCGAAATCATCGAGCGCGCCTCCTACGGCGTCGACCTCTTCCCCGGCGATGTCATCGGCTCCGGCACCGTCGGCACCGGCTGCTACCTCGAGCTCAACGGCACCTGGGCGCTGGCGGCCGCCCAGCGCGGCGAGTCTTTCACCCCCGTCTGGCTGCGCGCCGGGGACACGATCGAACTCGAGATCGAGCGCCTCGGCGTCCTGCGCAACCGCATCGTGAAAGCCGACCGGGACTACTCCATCCTCGCGCGCAAGAAGACTTCAGCCGCGGCCCCGTGA
- the hppD gene encoding 4-hydroxyphenylpyruvate dioxygenase — MSSPLGIRGYDYVEFYVGSARMTAFWFARALGLQLTGYAGPETGVRDRISFYLTRHRLKFVVTSPLQPDTWDIWGWITKHGDGVKRWAVEVDSVEDAFAYAAKRGAVMVKRPERISNRHGYIDEAAIRLYDDTELVYVNRDHYRHIFRPGFCEPLFSFDAGRDDTGLLAVDHIVGNVRENEMNLWAEYFNNTMDFETFVDFGPGDISTRYSSLLSKVVRSKDSKIRNPINEPYEGLKKSQIEEFIEQYRGSGIQHVALRTGDIVATVSALRRNGVEFLAVPDAYYDRLRGRSEVMSRLREDLALLKQHGILCDIESDGYLLQLFTKPIGDRPTFFFEVIQRVGNSEGFGKGNFQALFESIELDQKLRGNLEKDKVETAPIC, encoded by the coding sequence ATGAGCAGCCCGCTCGGTATTCGCGGTTACGACTACGTGGAATTCTATGTCGGCTCCGCCCGCATGACCGCTTTCTGGTTCGCCCGCGCCCTCGGCCTCCAGCTCACCGGCTATGCCGGCCCCGAAACCGGCGTCCGCGACCGCATCTCCTTCTATCTCACCCGCCACCGCCTCAAATTCGTCGTCACCTCCCCCCTCCAGCCCGACACCTGGGACATCTGGGGGTGGATCACGAAGCATGGCGACGGGGTCAAACGCTGGGCGGTCGAGGTCGATTCCGTGGAGGACGCCTTCGCCTACGCCGCCAAACGGGGCGCCGTCATGGTCAAACGCCCCGAACGCATCTCCAATCGCCACGGCTACATCGACGAAGCCGCCATCCGCCTCTACGACGACACCGAACTCGTCTACGTCAACCGCGACCACTACCGCCACATCTTCCGCCCCGGCTTCTGCGAACCCCTCTTCTCCTTCGACGCCGGGCGCGACGACACCGGCCTGCTCGCCGTCGATCACATCGTCGGCAACGTCCGCGAGAACGAGATGAACCTCTGGGCCGAGTATTTCAACAACACCATGGATTTCGAAACCTTCGTCGATTTCGGCCCCGGCGACATCAGCACCAGGTATTCCTCCCTGCTGTCGAAAGTTGTGCGCTCGAAAGACTCAAAAATCCGCAACCCCATCAACGAACCGTACGAGGGACTCAAGAAGTCCCAGATCGAGGAGTTCATCGAGCAGTACCGCGGCTCCGGCATCCAGCACGTCGCCCTCCGCACCGGCGACATCGTCGCCACCGTGTCCGCCCTCCGTCGCAACGGCGTCGAGTTCCTGGCTGTCCCCGACGCCTACTACGACCGGCTCCGCGGCCGCTCCGAGGTCATGTCCCGCCTGCGGGAGGACCTCGCCCTGCTCAAACAGCACGGCATCCTCTGCGACATCGAGAGCGACGGCTACCTGCTCCAGCTCTTCACCAAACCGATCGGCGACCGCCCGACCTTCTTCTTCGAAGTAATCCAGCGCGTCGGCAACAGCGAGGGGTTCGGCAAGGGCAACTTCCAGGCGCTCTTCGAATCCATCGAACTCGACCAGAAACTCCGGGGCAACCTCGAAAAGGACAAAGTGGAAACCGCGCCAATCTGCTGA
- a CDS encoding histidinol-phosphate transaminase: protein MIYIPEYVRSLEPYRAGKPIGELARERNLTRIVKLASNENPLGPSPRAMAAVREAVAEMHRYPDPRAWELVQALSRKYRIRTEHIVCGHGTDALLGYIVAAFSEPGDEVLTSDGTFIGIYVSTLKQGRTLRKVPLKDYGYDLDGILRAVTPRTRLIFIANPNNPTGTMIPRDEFEAFMDRVPGDVLVVLDEAYYTYAGVFPDYPQGVSYWYDNMVVTRTLSKSYGLGGLRVGFAVGLSHIIEAIFKVRYPFEPHHLAQAAAIAALDDDEFLERTVRTNTASLARMREAFAGLGIRQIDTYANFILLLMPSQALAEEFYSRCLEQGLIVRPVAPYGIPNGIRINSGTDDETAFALDVIAGVWAELQRTGRLGSDDTPPRRVPR from the coding sequence ATGATCTATATACCGGAGTACGTCCGCTCCCTCGAACCCTACCGCGCCGGCAAGCCGATTGGCGAACTGGCGCGCGAGCGCAATCTCACCCGCATCGTCAAGCTGGCCTCCAACGAGAACCCGCTCGGTCCCTCGCCCCGAGCGATGGCCGCGGTGCGGGAGGCCGTCGCCGAAATGCACCGCTACCCCGACCCCCGCGCCTGGGAACTCGTCCAGGCTCTCTCCCGCAAGTACCGCATCCGAACCGAACACATCGTCTGCGGCCACGGCACCGACGCCCTCCTCGGCTACATCGTCGCCGCCTTCTCCGAACCCGGCGACGAAGTCCTCACTTCCGACGGCACTTTCATCGGCATCTACGTCAGCACCCTCAAACAGGGCCGCACCCTGCGCAAGGTCCCGCTCAAGGACTACGGGTACGACCTCGACGGCATCCTGCGCGCAGTCACGCCCCGCACCCGCCTCATCTTCATCGCCAACCCCAACAACCCGACCGGCACCATGATCCCGCGCGATGAATTCGAGGCCTTCATGGACAGAGTCCCCGGCGATGTCCTCGTCGTCCTCGACGAGGCCTACTACACGTACGCCGGCGTCTTTCCCGACTACCCCCAGGGCGTCTCGTACTGGTACGACAACATGGTCGTGACCCGGACGCTGTCGAAGTCCTACGGCCTCGGCGGGCTCCGCGTCGGCTTCGCGGTCGGCCTCAGCCACATCATCGAGGCCATTTTCAAGGTCCGCTACCCCTTCGAGCCGCACCACCTCGCCCAGGCGGCGGCCATCGCGGCTCTCGACGACGACGAATTCCTCGAGCGCACCGTCCGCACCAACACCGCCTCGCTCGCCCGCATGAGAGAGGCGTTCGCCGGCCTCGGCATCCGCCAGATCGACACCTACGCCAACTTCATCCTCCTGCTCATGCCCTCCCAGGCGCTCGCCGAGGAGTTCTACAGCCGCTGCCTCGAACAGGGCCTCATCGTCCGCCCCGTCGCCCCCTACGGCATCCCCAACGGAATCCGCATCAACTCCGGCACCGACGACGAAACCGCGTTCGCCCTCGACGTTATCGCCGGCGTGTGGGCCGAGCTGCAGCGGACCGGGCGGCTCGGCAGCGACGACACGCCGCCGCGAAGGGTTCCCCGATGA
- a CDS encoding homogentisate 1,2-dioxygenase → MPFYHRLGDLPRVKHTTFYKPDGVSLYREELFSSKGFSGVYATRYRLHMPTQVARSREIPFHKNVGWPEAEVLYYHFFTDDKPGGGNFITARHIFLENPHTVISAARVTEDTPDFYRNAYAAEYVLVHRGRGLFKSEFGDIPFLEGDQFIIPRAVTWQMKFDDYANTKLLIVESDTAFEIPREYRNDYGQLEEHAPYCERDFKVPSALDPKDERGEFRIIIKAGRRYFEHIAPVHPFDVVGWDGFLYPYAFNIRDYHAKVGRIHLPPPIHLAWRTGNFVLCNFVPRPFDFHPHAVPAPYVHSNIDSDEVLYYVEGDFMSRSGVREGSITLHPGGMPHGPQPGRTEASIGKPGTDEYAVMIDTYAPLRPTLNVRETLDPAYAQSWLEP, encoded by the coding sequence ATGCCGTTCTACCATCGTCTCGGCGACCTGCCGCGCGTGAAACACACGACTTTCTACAAGCCCGACGGCGTGTCCCTCTACCGCGAGGAACTCTTCTCCAGCAAGGGCTTCTCCGGCGTCTATGCCACCCGGTACCGCCTCCATATGCCCACCCAGGTGGCCCGCTCGCGCGAGATCCCCTTCCACAAGAACGTCGGCTGGCCCGAGGCCGAGGTCCTCTACTACCACTTCTTCACCGACGACAAGCCCGGCGGCGGCAACTTCATCACCGCCCGCCACATCTTCCTCGAAAACCCCCACACCGTCATCTCGGCCGCCCGCGTCACCGAAGACACGCCGGATTTCTACCGCAACGCCTACGCCGCCGAGTATGTCCTCGTCCACCGCGGCCGCGGCCTCTTCAAGAGCGAGTTCGGCGACATCCCCTTCCTCGAGGGAGACCAGTTCATCATCCCCCGCGCCGTCACCTGGCAGATGAAATTCGACGACTACGCGAACACCAAACTCCTCATCGTCGAATCCGACACCGCTTTCGAGATCCCCCGCGAGTACCGCAACGACTACGGCCAGCTCGAGGAACACGCCCCCTACTGCGAACGCGACTTCAAAGTCCCCTCCGCTCTCGACCCCAAAGACGAACGCGGCGAATTCCGCATCATCATCAAAGCCGGCCGCCGCTACTTCGAACACATCGCCCCCGTCCACCCCTTTGATGTGGTCGGGTGGGACGGCTTCCTCTACCCCTACGCCTTCAACATCCGCGATTACCACGCCAAGGTCGGCCGCATCCACCTCCCCCCGCCCATCCACCTCGCTTGGCGGACCGGCAACTTCGTCCTGTGCAACTTCGTCCCCCGCCCCTTCGACTTCCACCCCCACGCCGTCCCCGCCCCCTATGTGCACTCCAACATCGACAGCGACGAGGTCCTCTACTACGTCGAGGGGGATTTTATGTCCCGCAGCGGGGTGCGCGAGGGCTCCATCACCCTCCACCCAGGCGGCATGCCCCACGGCCCCCAGCCGGGCCGGACCGAAGCCTCGATCGGCAAGCCCGGCACCGACGAATACGCCGTCATGATCGACACCTACGCCCCCCTTCGCCCCACCCTCAACGTGAGAGAAACGCTCGACCCGGCTTACGCCCAGTCGTGGCTGGAACCGTAG